The DNA segment CTCCATCATCCCCTTTGTTTGAATGAGTGAACTATCTTATTTTGGTTTATAGGGAAATGGTTTATGATTGGATAATAGCGGGAAAATATCGGCTCGTTTTTATGGACAAACTATTCTCAGATACAATAAGGAACGGTAAGCGAGTAAATAATTGGAGGAATTTCCTCCAATCCTTGAATAGTAAAATCTGAATCAGCATGGTTCCATTGTGCATCTTTTTTCCAAATTCCTAACATTCCAATTGCCCGGGCTGCTCGTATATCGTTATCAGGATGATCACCTACGTATATGCTTTCATTCGGCTGAACTCCAAGTGAATCCAAGGCTCTCTTGAATATTTCAGGATTCGGTTTTTTTATTCCTTCCCATTCTGATACGAGGATCGTCTGAAAGTATGTTTCAATCCCTAAAGCCTTAATATTATCCATTTGGAACTTTCCTAATCCATTTGTAATTAATCCTAAAGAAATTGACCGACTCTTTAATTCCTCCAACATTTCTGTAACATATGGAAAGGAGACACAATGGTACTTAAAGTGCTTAACATAATCTTTTAGTAAGTCATCGTAGCTTATTTCTTTTATCTTAAATTCATCAATCAATTTTTGGAAAACTTTATCCTTCCAAACATACCCACGGCATTCTAATTCAGTAAACCTGGATATGTACTCTTCCTTTTGAATATGTCCAAGCCAATTGTTTAGTCTTTCATATTGATTCAAGAGAAAATTATGTACAGTAGCATCGCGATTTAGCAAAGTGCCATCTAGATCAAATATTGCAGCTTTTATCATCACGAAGCCTCCTCCTCTTTTTCTTAGCAATCAATTTCTTTTATTATTTTTGCGGGATTTCCACCAACGACAACGTTATCGGGTACATCTTTTGTAACCACTGCCCCGGATGCAATGACGACATTATTTCCTATTGTTACTCCTGGATTAATGACCACTCTTCCTCCTATCCATACATTGTCCCCTATTGTGACTGGCTTGCCGAATTCTTTACCAGAAATTCTTTCAAAAGGATTGATTGGATGTGTAGCCGTATATATATGTACGCCTGGTGCAATAAAACAATTATCACCGATGCGTATCTCACAAACATCTAAAAATACGCAATCAAAGTTTGCATAAAAATTCTCACCCACATGAAGATTGTAGCCATAGTCACACCGTAAAGTAGGTTCAATATATATAATGTCCCCTGTTGTTCCAAATAGTTCTTTAAGTAATTCGGTTCGTTTTTCAACCTCTGTTTCTAATGTTTGATTAAATAAGCGAGTTAATCTTCGTGCATTCTCTCTGCCGTTCACTAGTTCAGGGTCTGCTGGATTATACATTTCTCCGTTTAGCATTTTTTCCTTTTCGGTTATCATTAGTAAACTCCATTCATTTGTTTTTTTTGATAACTTAATCATATCAAATAATTATTAACAATTTTATCTAGATAAAAGATATTGATTTTTCAGAAAACAATATTTACCATTAACATATACGGGTTGTTATAGACGGGGAGGAAAATCATTTGAAATTTGACGTCATTGTGGTTGGAGCCGGCCTTGCAGGTTTAGTTACTACTGCCGAACTGGCTGATGCAGGAAAGAAGGTACTGCTTTTAGATCAAGAACCTGAAGCGTCTCTCGGAGGACAGGCTTGGTGGTCTTTTGGAGGGTTATTTCTTGTGGATTCACCCGAACAAAGACGAATGGGAATAAAAGATTCCCGTGACTTGGCCTGGCAAGACTGGCTAGGATCCGCAGGTTTCGATCGAGAAGAGGATGAAGATTATTGGGGGAAAAAATGGGCAGAAGCTTATGTGAATTTCGCTGCTGGCGAAAAACGTGAGTGGTTGACTGGGATGGGTATTCGTTTTTTCCCTGTGGTCGGCTGGGCAGAACGTGGAGGCTATACAGCGGAAGGACATGGTAATTCTGTACCAAGGTTTCATATTGTCTGGGGTACTGGTCCTGGTCTTGTTAAACCATTTGAGGAGCGAGTCAGAAAAGCAATGGAGAATGGGCTTGTCGATTATCGCGCTCGTCATCGTGTGAATGAATTATTAAAGGAAAATGGAGCGGTTTCCGGGGTCCGTGGTGACGTCCTTGAGCTAAGTAATGCTGCCCGAGGGGAAGCAAGTTCCCGTGAAGTCATTGGTGATTTTGAATTTCTTAGTTCAGCGGTAGTAGTTACTAGCGGTGGGATTGGCGGCAATCATGAATTGATTAAGAAAAATTGGCCTGCACGGCTTGGAGCAGTACCAAAGAATATGATTTCAGGTGTACCAGAACACGTTGACGGAAGGATGCTTGGTATTACAGAGAAAGCTGGTGGACGCATCGTCAATCGCGACAGAATGTGGCACTATACCGAAGGCATAAAAAACTGGGCCCCCGTCTGGCCTATGCATGGAATCCGAATCCTTCCTGGTCCTTCCTCACTTTGGCTAGATGCGAACGGAAATCGATTCCCTGCACCGAATTTTCCGGGTTTTGATACATTAGGAACTCTTGAAGCGATTATGAAGACAGGCTACGATTATTCTTGGTTTATTTTAACTCAGAAAATTATTGAAAAAGAGTTTGCTTTATCTGGCTCCGAGCAAAATCCAGATTTAACAGGAAAGAGTATAAAGAAAGTGCTGGCTCGTGTACTTCCAGGTCCAACTGCGCCTGTAAAAGCTTTCATGGATAAGGGCGAGGACTTTGTCATTGCTAATACCCTTCCTGAACTTGTGGAAGGAATGAATAAGCTTACTGGTGATCCATTACTTAAGCTTGATCACATCGAGAGGCAAATTTTAGCGAGAGATCGTGAAATAGAAAATAAATTTACGAAGGATCTTCAAATTACTGCTATGCGGGGTGCCAGGAATTACCTAGGGGATAAATTGATCAGGGTTGCTCCCCCACATAAAATTCTTGACCCAAAAATGGGACCTTTGATTGCTGTGCGGTTAAACATTGTGAGTCGTAAAACGTTGGGCGGTCTTCAAACGGATTTGTCTGGTCGAGTCCTGGATTCCTCTGGTCATCCTGTGCCAGGTCTGTATGCAGCAGGCGAGGTTTCTGGGTTTGGTGGCGGGGGAATTCATGGCTACCGATCTTTAGAAGGAACGTTTGTCGGAGGCTGTCTGTTTACAGGAAGGCAAGCAGGTCGAGCACTGGCTAAAGACTTGGGTTACTAGGGGGAAAAAAGCAGTGAAACCTAGTTTGGTTATCACTGCTTTTTTAGTTAAAACCCTTCTAGGAACCCGTCCAACTGTTTTAGCTTCATAGAACCCTCCTATGAGACCTTTCTTTCATCTTTTCACGCTCCACGGTCTCATTGAACCTTCTTATGAAACCTTTCTTTCTTTTTTTCACACTAAACGGTCTCATTGAACCTTCCTATGAGACCTTTCTTTCTTTTTTCACACTAAACGGTCTCATTGAACCCTCCTACGAGACCTTTCTTTAGTCAAGCCCATTATTATGTGTAAATTCATTCCTCATGAAAAGCAATGTTAAGCAGATGATTTATTTTTGGTGTACTGGAAGGGGGTACCCCCTTCCAGTACACCAAAAATTCGCGCTTCGGGTCGCTATTTTTTCTCTTCTTTGTCCTGAATTATTCTTCTTCCTACTTCCTCGGCATAGTCCATTAAGACCGCTCCAATTAATCTGAAAGCTGACTGTGTATTAGGAAATATTCTAATTACCCTCTCTCTTCTCCGGACTTCCTCATTGATTCTTTCTAACGAGTTTGTACTTCGAATATGCTTATGATATTTCGGTTTCTCATTCAAGTATTGAATGGCATCTTCGAAGCCTTCCTCTAATATTTCTATGGCCTTGTCTAATTTTGAATTGCCACTAAATTGCTCAATGAACTCTTTCTTATATTTTCTGGCTTCCTCTACGGTCGCTACTTCAAATATTCTCTTTAACCCGATTTTGACTTCATCCATACCCTTTTTAGGCATATGGGTTATGATATTCTTTTTGAAGTGTACCGTACATCTTTGCCAGGCAGATCCTACAAACTCCGTTCCGATGGCAGCTTTTAACCCTTTGTGTGCATCAGAAATGATTAGCTTAGGTGATTGTAGACCTCTAGACTGTAAGTATTGGAAGAAACGCTGCCAAGCTTCAGTACTCTCTTTATGATCTACTCTCAAACCAAGAATTTCACGCCTATTGTTCTCGTCAACAGCCGTTGCGATATAAACAGCTTTAGATACGACACGGTTATGTTCTCTTACTTTGATATACATGGCATCTGCAAAGATATATGGGTAGTACATTGTGTTCAGGGGCCGACTTGCCCATTGATTCACTACAGGATCTAGCTTTTCTGTAAGAGTGGATACAAATGATTTAGAGACCTTATTCCCACAGAGTTGTTCCACAATATTGGAAACCTTTCTTGTGGAAACCCCATTCACCACCATTTCAAGCATAGCTAATACAAATGATTGGTCACACCGGGCATATTGTTCAAACACTGTAGTTGAAAACTCTCCACTACGAGTACGAGGTACTCTAAGCGTAATTTTTCCAATGCTAAATAATAAATCACGATCATAATATCCATTGCGGTAGTCACGACGTAAGCTTGAACGTTCGTAAGAACCGGCTTGTAAGAACTCATCGCGTTCTTTTTCCATAACAGAGTTTAATACAAGGACAATAGAAGCTTTGATGACAGCGTCTATATCAGAGTTCATAACAGAATCTTTTAAATCATCAATATTTAGGTTAAACTGTATTTGAGTCATAATT comes from the Neobacillus sp. PS2-9 genome and includes:
- a CDS encoding HAD family hydrolase → MIKAAIFDLDGTLLNRDATVHNFLLNQYERLNNWLGHIQKEEYISRFTELECRGYVWKDKVFQKLIDEFKIKEISYDDLLKDYVKHFKYHCVSFPYVTEMLEELKSRSISLGLITNGLGKFQMDNIKALGIETYFQTILVSEWEGIKKPNPEIFKRALDSLGVQPNESIYVGDHPDNDIRAARAIGMLGIWKKDAQWNHADSDFTIQGLEEIPPIIYSLTVPYCI
- a CDS encoding sugar O-acetyltransferase — protein: MITEKEKMLNGEMYNPADPELVNGRENARRLTRLFNQTLETEVEKRTELLKELFGTTGDIIYIEPTLRCDYGYNLHVGENFYANFDCVFLDVCEIRIGDNCFIAPGVHIYTATHPINPFERISGKEFGKPVTIGDNVWIGGRVVINPGVTIGNNVVIASGAVVTKDVPDNVVVGGNPAKIIKEIDC
- a CDS encoding FAD-binding dehydrogenase, whose amino-acid sequence is MKFDVIVVGAGLAGLVTTAELADAGKKVLLLDQEPEASLGGQAWWSFGGLFLVDSPEQRRMGIKDSRDLAWQDWLGSAGFDREEDEDYWGKKWAEAYVNFAAGEKREWLTGMGIRFFPVVGWAERGGYTAEGHGNSVPRFHIVWGTGPGLVKPFEERVRKAMENGLVDYRARHRVNELLKENGAVSGVRGDVLELSNAARGEASSREVIGDFEFLSSAVVVTSGGIGGNHELIKKNWPARLGAVPKNMISGVPEHVDGRMLGITEKAGGRIVNRDRMWHYTEGIKNWAPVWPMHGIRILPGPSSLWLDANGNRFPAPNFPGFDTLGTLEAIMKTGYDYSWFILTQKIIEKEFALSGSEQNPDLTGKSIKKVLARVLPGPTAPVKAFMDKGEDFVIANTLPELVEGMNKLTGDPLLKLDHIERQILARDREIENKFTKDLQITAMRGARNYLGDKLIRVAPPHKILDPKMGPLIAVRLNIVSRKTLGGLQTDLSGRVLDSSGHPVPGLYAAGEVSGFGGGGIHGYRSLEGTFVGGCLFTGRQAGRALAKDLGY
- a CDS encoding IS256 family transposase, producing the protein MTQIQFNLNIDDLKDSVMNSDIDAVIKASIVLVLNSVMEKERDEFLQAGSYERSSLRRDYRNGYYDRDLLFSIGKITLRVPRTRSGEFSTTVFEQYARCDQSFVLAMLEMVVNGVSTRKVSNIVEQLCGNKVSKSFVSTLTEKLDPVVNQWASRPLNTMYYPYIFADAMYIKVREHNRVVSKAVYIATAVDENNRREILGLRVDHKESTEAWQRFFQYLQSRGLQSPKLIISDAHKGLKAAIGTEFVGSAWQRCTVHFKKNIITHMPKKGMDEVKIGLKRIFEVATVEEARKYKKEFIEQFSGNSKLDKAIEILEEGFEDAIQYLNEKPKYHKHIRSTNSLERINEEVRRRERVIRIFPNTQSAFRLIGAVLMDYAEEVGRRIIQDKEEKK